AGATTTGCTTTTAATATAATCTGTTAAGCATTTTATAGTAAAAATTAGAATTCAATAAATATGGAGGGTAACTCATACCTTAAATTCCTCTAAGATTTTGTAATTTTTCCCATGATATTCACAAAAGTTTTTCACTTCTTTACATTCGGGACAGCATCCATTGTGTTCCACCTTTGTACATTTCGGATGAATTTTAGGGCATTCCGGCTGGTCACAGACAGGTCCATCTAGGGCACAGACACACGGACAGTTGGAATGCCCTGGGAAAAACCGTTCTCCCAACTTGTATACAAAGCCGCTGTCATCCACACACCCTTTCCCTCGATAGTCATCAAAGATCAGATTGTCATTACTGGAAGCCTGGTCACCTTCATCAGCAGGATAGTCTTCGTGACTGATGGCCGCAGAGGTGACCAATCCAGGGATGACCATTAGAAGTATGCAAGCTTCATGAATATGAAGAGCCATCCCCCTCCTCACAGACTTCCGGATGTTCTCCTAATATTAAACACACTCAGCTCCTTCCATGGGAATGCAAGAGGGGTGggctgaaaataaatatttaaaagataatttgaCATATAAAAGAGAATAAAGATGCAGTTAAGCCCATGCTTTCAAATCATTTGTATGGATTCGATTTGGGAGACACTGAGACTTCAAATAAACTAAGTTTATCCAACCGTCTATACTTTATTGTAAAGTTTGAATAGTGGGCTTTGGCAATATATGTTTCAATAAAGTTCATttatgaagttattttattgAGGGGCCTTCAggttgtaattttcctttgagtTTCAATGGTCTACCTCTTTGGACATTGTAAGAAGTACTTTTGCTAAGCTCTAAAGGGTGATTGCAAGTAGTTACTGATACATAGTTCAAAGATATTTGAAATTACATCCCTAGTTTTATTTGAACTGGATGAGTCAGTAATAGAATGTAGATGTTCTAGTAATCTGCATAAAAGCAAGAGATTAGGGTCAAgcattaaattctaaaagcaaaggaatttttttaaaaaaagcagttTGATGCAAGTTTAAATGAGATGGATCCTGtataaaagttttctttctcaTGCCTATATTCTGGATTGTGGAGCACATGAAATATAAAAAGCAGCAAACAAGTTGTGGTGAATAAGAGAAAATACATCTAAATGatacaaaaaattaattaatttatatggACTTGTTAAAGACAGTCATTTCTACTATTGTAAATATCATTATTGTTATGCAGGCGGTAAGCTCCTAGTGGGCAGGAATGATACATCTACAACTTTTTATAGCCATGAAGATCTAATAATCATTTCATATTTGAAGTTGATTCTTTTCATGTAATATGAATAACATTTGCATGATACTGAAAATATAGCTCatttgaaatgataaaaatatttgcattcaGTTAATTGAGACAAAGATGTCAGGAAAAAACTTTCTGTGGAAGTTTCTTAATAATGAAGCATGGACATTCACAGACTGTATGCCTTATTATTTGGGTAGCAATTAGTGTTGTAGGTTTCCTGAGTATTAGTATTTGGTAGTAAATATTGGTAATGAGGTTTCCTTTGAATATTTGAGTAGCTAACTTATGTAAAGGTTCTGGGGGAAAACTATAATATGTGGGAGGAATAGATAAGGAAGATTGttgtaaaatatttaattcatCATTTAAAGGCTATTGGCTTTCTGCCAATATCACTAAGActgtatgttgaacattttaagATGTCTAAGTTTCATTCCATGTTTTATTTCCAAAGTATACTAAAAACAGTGAAAAAGCAACTTCTTTTCAGGCTAGCACACAACTATGATAATTAAATATGATGAAGATGATGTTAGGAAACTTCATAAACTCCTAGAATATATTTGCATCTTAAGTTAGATATGCAAATTAGAGTAATAGTAAAATGGAAGGCAATTTATTCACATTCTCTTTTTAGACAAGGCTGATATTAGTATTCCTCCAATATTCTCTGATATTAGAATTCCTTTTGGGTGAATTCCTTTGGGGTAATAATAAAGGAGATAGATTTCTCttaaaatatgtcaaaaataaTGAGTCATGACAGAACAAGAAAATGCAAACCTACAATTCTACTTGAAAAGCTGGAAGCTCCCTTTGACAAagcatttttattcttctacattaCTACAGAGGCCACAAATAGAGTAGAAGCTTTTGGGAAGGCAAATATATGTCTTACTAATTAAAGCACACGTCTATGCACTTCTCACATATATAGAAAGTTTATCTTGCAAGACAAGGAAGCTACCGTGCCTCCTCACAATGTCCAGCTGCGGCTATCAATACATGCAAGAAAAGCCATGTGAAATGCACACAGGATCCTGCTTTCAAATGACCCAGGCAGAAAAGGATCATTTTGTAAGCCACAGGTAGGCATTAATGTACAAGGTTATAGTAAGTGTATACTGAAAGATAAAAAATAAGGGTGGGGTTTTGCTTCATATTAACATTAAACATGCTTTTCTTATGAAGAAAAAGATCTTTTTTAATGAAACAAAGTTCTTgggctattttttaaaagagcctGCATTCTAATGAATATGCTGTAGTACCATTTagaatactatttaaaaatagaGAGGTTAGGGAAATGCAACAACACCATTATCTGaagattttaaatcagaatgCAAACACTGCTAAACTGAGGATCACTTCCTAGCTAAACTTTGCCCCCTCCCTCTATTGCTACATATGATTTAAAATGACTGCATCTATTTCTCTGAGAAAGCAAACACAACTCATGTCATAAGATTCACTTACCTAGTCACTCTGAGGTTAATGGTGGTGCTGGGGGTCACAGACCAATCTGAACTTAAAGGTCAGGTATCTCTTAGGTAAGCCGGTCCTCTTTAGTCACCCAAAGAATGCATTTTCAGGCATGAATTAAAGGCAATCCATCCTCTCTATTTCCCATTTCAAAACACAGCCAAGAAGCAGTCTCCCACCCTTCCAGAGAGAAACACAGCAGACACACATAAGAAATATGCTTTGGACCTGTCTTCAGAATTCAAAGCAAGAAGCAATGCTGGTCCTGTGGAAATCCGGACCCCGGCAGCAGAATCATGTTGAACttatttttagcattttcttAGATCCTTCTATGAAATTTCCTGGCTGATTACGCCTCCTCCACACATGAGTTCACTTACACAGTGTTTGCTACGGCAGTAGAGGTGACTGGGCTAGGCTCTGAGGCTCACAAACAGAAACA
The Apodemus sylvaticus chromosome 9, mApoSyl1.1, whole genome shotgun sequence DNA segment above includes these coding regions:
- the Vwc2l gene encoding von Willebrand factor C domain-containing protein 2-like: MALHIHEACILLMVIPGLVTSAAISHEDYPADEGDQASSNDNLIFDDYRGKGCVDDSGFVYKLGERFFPGHSNCPCVCALDGPVCDQPECPKIHPKCTKVEHNGCCPECKEVKNFCEYHGKNYKILEEFKPSPCEWCRCEPSNEVHCVVADCAVPECVNPIYEPEQCCPVCKNGPNCFAGTTIIPAGIEVKVDDCNICHCHNGDWWKPAQCSKRECQGKQTV